A genomic stretch from Telmatocola sphagniphila includes:
- a CDS encoding HD-GYP domain-containing protein — MISIERTPRLVLVVDDDVKVTELLRRVLEADGHEVVVAFDGRTVVDEVATRCADLVILDIDMPYSNGFEICRQIKSDPRTRIIPILILTGVAAGDRIRAWELGADEFLTKPFKPQEVAARARSLLRHKDLVDALDSAESVVFSLVRALEGKSPYTHGHSGRVMQYALALAKSFGLSEADMDILRRGVLLHDIGKISTPDVILNKPGQLTPEEIEVIRLHPIEGARIVGPLRSARDAIPLIRWHHERMDGKGYPDGLMGGMIPLSVRVLSVADMYDALSSDRPYRSAMTHNQCQEVMVENAKSGGLDPELVRAFFKCFTGRIGAASVAEPKGMASEFPR; from the coding sequence TTGATCTCCATCGAACGAACTCCAAGGCTAGTCCTGGTCGTGGACGATGATGTCAAGGTCACCGAATTGCTCCGGAGGGTGCTGGAGGCGGACGGGCACGAGGTTGTCGTTGCTTTTGACGGTCGAACGGTGGTGGATGAAGTGGCTACGCGCTGTGCCGATTTGGTAATCCTCGATATCGACATGCCCTACTCGAACGGGTTCGAGATCTGTCGGCAAATCAAGAGTGATCCCAGGACTCGCATAATTCCGATCCTGATTCTGACAGGAGTCGCCGCCGGCGACCGCATACGAGCTTGGGAGCTTGGGGCCGACGAGTTCCTGACCAAGCCGTTTAAGCCACAGGAAGTCGCGGCCCGCGCGCGTTCTCTCCTACGCCATAAGGATCTGGTGGACGCACTAGACTCGGCGGAATCCGTAGTCTTCAGCTTGGTCCGCGCCTTGGAAGGGAAATCTCCGTACACCCATGGTCATTCGGGGCGGGTGATGCAATACGCTCTGGCTCTTGCGAAATCGTTTGGCCTTAGCGAGGCCGATATGGATATCTTACGTCGCGGAGTCTTGCTCCACGATATCGGCAAGATCAGTACACCCGATGTGATTCTCAACAAGCCGGGGCAACTCACGCCCGAGGAAATTGAAGTGATTCGGTTGCATCCCATCGAGGGGGCCAGGATCGTCGGGCCGCTTCGCTCGGCCAGAGACGCAATTCCACTAATCCGTTGGCATCACGAACGCATGGATGGCAAGGGCTATCCGGATGGTTTGATGGGCGGCATGATCCCACTGTCGGTCCGAGTGCTGTCAGTGGCGGATATGTACGATGCTCTTTCTAGCGACCGTCCCTACCGCTCGGCGATGACACACAATCAATGCCAGGAAGTAATGGTGGAGAACGCGAAGTCCGGCGGACTTGATCCTGAGTTGGTTCGCGCCTTCTTTAAGTGCTTCACTGGGCGAATAGGCGCGGCGTCCGTGGCCGAACCGAAGGGGATGGCATCCGAATTTCCGCGCTAG
- a CDS encoding PAS domain S-box protein, translating to MSQPMRLLIVEDKPDDAELVVLALKQQGLNTTWRRVETADEMRLALATGAWDAVLSDYTLPVFGAAASLAVVREFDPDLPFIVVSGTVGEDVAVRIMRAGANDYVLKHSLTRLAPALVRELREAENRRALKLADKVVRASEIRYRRLFEAAQDGILIVDVVSRQILDINPFLEKLIGYRHEELVGKELWEIGLFRDIEANKTAFHTLQEQGYIRYDDLPLATKNGLLIDVEFVSNIYREGDEQVIQCNIRDISARKRAEKVLLEKDLELTQAVRLARLGYWNRDLVTEYVEWSEMLYEIFGISRTRLELTFETFLATVHPDDRQAVANRIEAAVATIGSFEHSYRILVDGAVRVIHEVGRVIASEDGIPIRLAGSAQDITEQSKATATIQASEERYRTLITATTAIVWSSPPSGAFDTFQPAWTAFTGQTVEQHMGWGWLDAIHPDDREMSAQAWAAAVKDRCTYQLEHKIRRADGEYRDMSARALPILEPEGTVREWVGIHTDITDQKRAKERLYQSQERLSLATESARIGIWDWNVSSNEMDWDARMLALYGIREQEFSGAYNTWRNGLHPDDRDRAEAEIAAALAGVEDFHTEFRVVWPNGEVRHIEAHALVQLVPGGPATRMTGVNWDITDRKRAEDNLHMRDRAIQAATQGLMITDSSQADNPLVFVNHGFEQMTGYASEDILGLNCRFLQGVDTDPVAIARIREAILAEESYTLEILNYRKDGTPFWNKLSVAPVRGALGQLTHFVGVQEDVTARKSLEAQFRQSQKMDAFGQLAGGVAHDFNNLLTVINGYSDLLLQSLPSGDPSRELVSEILKAGERSAQLTRQLLAFSRQQVLAPRVLNLNEVVNEIDKMLRRLIGEDIRLTRTLESKLWAVQADTGQVEQVLLNLCVNARDAMPKGGRLTIETQNINLDENYARTHSDVPSGPYVLLSVTDTGSGMSMEVQERIFEPFFTTKGIGNGTGLGLATVFGIVKQSAGHIAVYSEVGVGTSFKVYLPRIEQQSKVLKAPSRILTPPRGTETILFAEDEPGVRNLTYRILAGCGYKVLLAGDGEEALRIAEADRGPIHLLISDVVMPGAGGRTTADQITRMHPEARVLYISGYTDDAVIRHGVLREGVHFLQKPFSPAALATIVREILDS from the coding sequence ATGTCCCAACCCATGCGACTGCTTATTGTTGAGGATAAGCCCGACGATGCGGAACTAGTCGTTCTTGCCCTGAAACAACAAGGTCTTAACACAACGTGGCGGCGGGTCGAGACAGCGGACGAAATGCGGTTGGCTCTCGCGACCGGAGCGTGGGACGCGGTACTGTCGGACTATACTTTGCCGGTTTTCGGTGCTGCGGCCAGCCTTGCGGTCGTACGGGAATTCGACCCGGATCTCCCTTTTATTGTCGTTTCGGGAACGGTCGGTGAAGACGTGGCGGTCCGGATTATGCGAGCGGGAGCAAACGACTACGTCTTAAAGCACTCACTCACCCGACTGGCACCCGCCCTCGTCCGAGAGCTGCGTGAAGCAGAGAACCGCCGGGCCCTCAAGTTGGCCGATAAGGTAGTGCGGGCAAGCGAGATTCGTTACCGCCGCCTGTTTGAGGCCGCGCAAGACGGCATCCTTATCGTCGATGTGGTATCACGTCAAATTCTCGACATAAACCCGTTTCTAGAGAAACTAATCGGCTACCGACACGAAGAACTGGTAGGTAAAGAATTGTGGGAGATAGGCCTGTTCCGCGACATCGAAGCCAACAAGACGGCGTTCCACACGCTTCAGGAGCAAGGCTACATCCGCTACGATGACCTGCCACTTGCGACCAAGAACGGACTCCTGATCGACGTCGAATTTGTCAGCAACATTTATCGCGAAGGCGACGAGCAAGTGATCCAGTGCAATATCCGCGACATCAGTGCGCGCAAGAGAGCGGAAAAAGTCCTGCTTGAAAAGGACCTGGAGTTGACCCAAGCGGTCCGCTTGGCCCGGCTCGGCTACTGGAATCGCGACCTCGTAACAGAATATGTGGAGTGGTCGGAGATGCTGTATGAGATTTTTGGCATTTCCCGAACTCGTCTGGAACTGACATTTGAGACGTTCCTGGCGACCGTCCACCCGGATGACCGTCAGGCGGTAGCCAACCGAATCGAAGCGGCCGTAGCCACGATCGGTTCGTTTGAACACTCTTATAGAATTCTCGTTGATGGCGCAGTTAGGGTGATCCACGAAGTGGGCCGCGTAATCGCGTCGGAGGATGGGATCCCGATCCGCCTTGCCGGCTCTGCACAGGACATTACCGAACAGTCGAAGGCGACGGCGACCATCCAGGCGAGTGAGGAAAGATACCGGACGCTGATCACCGCGACCACTGCAATCGTTTGGAGCTCTCCACCTTCCGGGGCATTTGACACTTTTCAACCAGCTTGGACGGCATTCACAGGCCAGACAGTCGAACAACACATGGGGTGGGGATGGCTGGATGCAATTCACCCAGACGATCGGGAAATGAGCGCACAAGCATGGGCGGCGGCGGTGAAGGACCGATGTACCTATCAGTTGGAACACAAAATCCGCCGTGCGGATGGGGAGTATCGCGACATGTCCGCTCGGGCCTTGCCAATCTTGGAACCCGAAGGAACGGTACGGGAGTGGGTCGGCATCCACACTGATATCACCGATCAGAAGCGGGCGAAAGAGAGATTGTACCAGAGCCAGGAGCGGCTAAGCCTGGCGACTGAATCGGCGAGAATCGGAATTTGGGATTGGAATGTATCATCGAACGAGATGGACTGGGATGCCCGGATGCTCGCGCTATACGGCATTAGAGAGCAGGAGTTTTCGGGTGCGTATAATACGTGGAGGAATGGCCTGCACCCGGACGACCGGGACCGCGCGGAAGCCGAGATCGCGGCCGCACTTGCCGGAGTTGAGGATTTCCACACCGAATTTCGGGTCGTCTGGCCCAATGGCGAGGTTCGCCATATTGAAGCTCACGCCCTGGTACAGCTTGTGCCCGGAGGTCCGGCGACCCGAATGACCGGGGTCAACTGGGACATCACCGATCGCAAACGGGCGGAAGACAACTTACACATGCGGGATCGGGCCATTCAGGCGGCGACCCAGGGACTCATGATCACGGACTCCAGTCAGGCGGACAATCCACTGGTTTTCGTCAATCACGGGTTCGAGCAGATGACCGGGTACGCTTCGGAAGACATCCTTGGCCTCAACTGCCGGTTCCTTCAAGGCGTGGACACAGACCCAGTCGCGATTGCTCGGATTCGAGAAGCGATTCTCGCCGAAGAATCATATACTCTCGAGATCTTGAACTATCGTAAAGATGGAACTCCATTCTGGAACAAACTATCGGTCGCGCCGGTTCGCGGTGCCCTTGGGCAACTGACGCACTTCGTGGGAGTTCAAGAGGACGTTACCGCTCGGAAAAGCCTCGAAGCACAGTTTCGACAATCCCAAAAGATGGACGCATTCGGGCAACTCGCTGGTGGCGTGGCCCACGACTTCAATAACCTGCTGACCGTGATCAATGGATACAGCGACCTCCTCCTCCAGAGCCTTCCCTCAGGTGATCCATCCCGGGAACTGGTCTCAGAGATTCTTAAGGCCGGCGAACGATCGGCCCAACTAACTCGCCAACTCTTGGCGTTCAGTCGCCAGCAAGTCCTCGCCCCGCGAGTGCTCAACCTGAATGAGGTTGTGAATGAAATAGACAAGATGCTCCGTCGGCTGATTGGGGAGGACATTCGGCTGACTAGGACTTTGGAATCCAAACTTTGGGCAGTCCAGGCCGATACTGGGCAAGTCGAGCAGGTGCTACTCAACCTCTGTGTGAACGCGCGGGACGCGATGCCCAAGGGAGGCCGACTGACAATCGAGACCCAAAACATCAATCTGGACGAGAACTACGCTCGAACCCATTCTGACGTCCCTTCCGGCCCTTACGTTTTGTTAAGCGTTACGGACACCGGGAGTGGAATGTCAATGGAAGTGCAAGAACGGATCTTCGAGCCGTTCTTCACCACTAAGGGAATCGGAAATGGGACCGGATTGGGCCTGGCAACGGTTTTCGGGATCGTCAAACAGAGTGCTGGCCACATCGCCGTGTACAGCGAGGTCGGGGTCGGCACCTCGTTCAAAGTGTACCTGCCTAGAATCGAGCAACAATCTAAAGTCTTGAAAGCCCCGTCTCGAATTCTGACGCCCCCGCGCGGAACGGAGACAATCCTGTTTGCGGAAGACGAACCCGGCGTACGAAACTTGACGTACCGAATTCTGGCAGGCTGTGGCTATAAGGTTCTGTTAGCAGGAGATGGAGAAGAAGCTCTGCGAATTGCCGAAGCGGATCGTGGGCCGATCCATTTGCTGATCAGCGATGTTGTCATGCCTGGAGCGGGCGGGCGCACGACTGCAGATCAAATCACTCGGATGCACCCCGAGGCTCGGGTTCTGTACATTTCCGGATACACCGACGACGCGGTCATCCGACATGGGGTTCTAAGGGAGGGTGTACATTTCCTTCAGAAGCCGTTTTCCCCAGCCGCGCTTGCAACCATTGTGCGGGAGATACTTGATTCGTAA
- a CDS encoding dynamin family protein has product MSKPHESESVPSNANLGNDPEKLISWFQSDVKPFLENIQPEKVGPLEADAHNLEAVAQTADQELTVCFLGNAGVGKSTLINSLVAGKDVILPAGGIGPLTAQALAVRYAPQRRFEVEYHPPQNLWQLTFALESVLQREARRDRSVSGEDELKQESGNETRTESELGAVSGPQLGKTLEELKRQAQLLVTGDQDQQTDLDYLVDTLREATANKRIWGTTPRPEDEARVRQIREALSWASETGKPCTFTAEDAGFQAALGHHASGFLAPLIKELRVYWDSPLLSEGVTLVDLPGVGIVNDVYEATTSKWIRERARAVILVVETRGLNATHAELLRSSGFLNRLLYAADDPTADPVVLMVVVVKGDLVAEEEYIKDRSRKKREHFADVRSKSIEHIRHQLRSQLEEVWASDDVTRERTRKGVIETILAGLQVHPVSAPQYRKLLEADEDDRAFISESHQSGIPGLVAGLTDLARSQRQAQALRLREVGGDFFQRVLATVRVNQAKWREEARASQEAERLRSELDEFLEPLRREFHARQGAFREFLRETLPSNIRELVEKAKGQSSRDIEKYLNTLQDAHWATLRAAVRKGGAFDGARNINLPLDFAIRFEEPIAEVWGKSVLKEIRGRTQQFARDCVTFVDQVVEWAKKQGARVQTQLVLAQREEIIADAKRLEAVGREMVNELRDQVKNTLIRKVEGPIRKKCEKFVKDNEDRGSGVKVRILGLFNQLARDATEAASVPAIEILTAQFREVEKEILVVFEQHTDPLTSAADSIVASHELRVKRSDAQKRKKVLADVDAVLTACPWPLPAETSNEGGGQ; this is encoded by the coding sequence ATGAGTAAACCCCACGAATCCGAATCCGTCCCTTCTAACGCCAACCTAGGAAACGATCCTGAAAAGCTCATAAGTTGGTTCCAGTCCGACGTAAAACCGTTCCTCGAAAACATCCAACCTGAAAAGGTCGGCCCTCTCGAGGCCGATGCACATAACTTAGAGGCGGTAGCCCAAACGGCTGATCAAGAACTAACCGTCTGTTTTCTAGGTAACGCTGGAGTTGGTAAGAGTACCCTCATCAACTCGTTAGTGGCCGGCAAGGACGTCATCCTGCCTGCTGGCGGCATCGGCCCGCTTACCGCTCAGGCGCTTGCTGTACGATATGCCCCCCAACGCCGGTTCGAGGTTGAGTATCATCCGCCCCAGAACTTATGGCAACTCACGTTTGCCCTTGAGAGTGTCTTGCAAAGGGAGGCCCGCCGGGATCGGTCGGTGAGTGGAGAAGACGAACTGAAGCAGGAGAGTGGCAACGAGACCCGTACCGAATCGGAGTTAGGGGCCGTTAGCGGTCCTCAGCTCGGTAAAACTCTCGAAGAGCTAAAACGGCAGGCTCAACTGCTCGTTACGGGCGATCAAGACCAGCAGACTGATCTCGACTACCTCGTCGACACTCTCCGAGAAGCGACAGCAAACAAACGGATCTGGGGGACTACCCCACGTCCTGAGGATGAAGCACGTGTGCGACAGATCCGCGAGGCCCTTTCCTGGGCGTCAGAAACTGGCAAGCCGTGTACTTTCACGGCCGAGGATGCAGGGTTCCAGGCCGCACTAGGCCACCACGCATCCGGGTTCCTTGCCCCGCTTATAAAGGAACTACGCGTCTACTGGGATAGCCCACTTCTATCGGAAGGGGTGACTCTCGTCGATCTCCCCGGTGTCGGGATCGTCAACGACGTATACGAGGCGACAACTAGCAAGTGGATACGCGAACGGGCTCGAGCCGTCATTCTGGTGGTTGAGACCCGCGGGCTGAACGCGACTCACGCTGAACTCCTTCGTAGTAGCGGCTTTCTCAACCGACTTTTATACGCGGCAGACGATCCAACTGCCGACCCCGTGGTACTCATGGTGGTTGTAGTAAAGGGAGACTTAGTTGCCGAAGAGGAGTACATCAAAGATCGGTCACGGAAGAAGCGCGAGCACTTCGCCGACGTCCGCTCAAAGTCGATTGAGCACATTCGGCATCAACTCCGAAGTCAACTCGAGGAAGTGTGGGCATCCGATGATGTAACCCGTGAGCGGACACGTAAGGGTGTCATCGAGACGATACTTGCCGGACTCCAGGTGCATCCGGTATCCGCACCTCAGTACCGTAAGCTGCTAGAGGCCGATGAGGACGACCGTGCCTTCATCAGTGAATCCCATCAGAGTGGAATCCCGGGATTAGTTGCCGGCCTGACCGATCTGGCTCGCAGCCAGCGGCAGGCGCAAGCCCTTCGCCTGCGGGAGGTGGGCGGGGATTTTTTTCAACGTGTCCTGGCCACAGTCCGGGTGAATCAGGCGAAGTGGCGTGAGGAGGCTCGGGCAAGTCAGGAGGCGGAGCGGCTTCGCAGTGAGCTCGATGAGTTCCTGGAGCCGCTCCGACGGGAGTTTCATGCTCGGCAAGGGGCATTCCGCGAGTTCCTCCGTGAGACGTTACCGTCTAACATTCGGGAACTCGTAGAGAAGGCCAAGGGCCAGTCGAGCCGTGACATTGAGAAGTATTTGAACACACTACAGGACGCCCATTGGGCCACTCTGCGAGCTGCGGTTCGAAAAGGTGGTGCATTTGACGGCGCTCGCAACATTAACCTTCCACTTGATTTCGCAATCCGTTTCGAAGAGCCAATCGCTGAAGTGTGGGGGAAATCAGTCCTCAAAGAGATCCGCGGGCGTACTCAGCAGTTCGCCCGGGACTGCGTTACGTTCGTCGATCAGGTGGTAGAGTGGGCAAAAAAGCAAGGGGCGAGGGTCCAGACCCAGCTTGTCCTCGCCCAGCGGGAAGAGATCATTGCCGACGCAAAGCGGTTGGAGGCGGTGGGCCGGGAAATGGTTAACGAGCTCCGGGACCAGGTGAAGAACACCCTTATACGCAAGGTCGAGGGGCCTATCAGGAAAAAGTGTGAGAAGTTTGTAAAGGATAACGAGGATCGTGGGAGTGGGGTAAAGGTTCGAATCCTCGGCTTATTTAACCAGCTGGCGCGGGATGCGACCGAGGCCGCCAGTGTCCCTGCTATCGAAATCCTAACCGCGCAGTTCAGGGAGGTAGAAAAGGAGATCCTGGTTGTCTTTGAGCAGCATACGGATCCGCTAACATCAGCTGCTGACTCGATCGTCGCTTCACACGAACTCCGTGTCAAGCGAAGTGACGCGCAGAAACGAAAGAAGGTATTGGCTGACGTCGACGCAGTATTGACCGCGTGCCCGTGGCCCTTGCCAGCAGAAACCAGTAACGAGGGAGGTGGTCAGTGA